A genomic window from Ruminiclostridium cellulolyticum H10 includes:
- the ychF gene encoding redox-regulated ATPase YchF, with the protein MKLGIVGLPNVGKSTLFNAITKAGAESANYPFCTIEPNVGIVAVPDERLDTLTKMYNPDKTTPTVIEFVDIAGLVKGASKGEGLGNKFLSHIREVDAIVHVVRCFEDSNIVHVDGSIGPKRDIETINLELIFSDLEMIDRRIDRTKKLLKSGDKKFQIEMELYESIKAHLESGKPVRSMSFDQEQQQLVEQLFLITLKPVLYAANVSEEDLSSLDSNRFLAELKEVAAEENSEVMVICAKIEEEIAQLEDEEKEDFLEAMGLEESGLDKLIKASYKILGLISYLTAGQQEVRAWTITNGTKAPQAAGKIHSDFERGFIRAEIVAYDDLINCGSYTVAKEKGLVRSEGKEYVMHDGDVTLFRFNVS; encoded by the coding sequence ATGAAATTAGGAATTGTAGGACTACCAAACGTAGGCAAAAGCACTCTTTTTAATGCTATAACAAAAGCTGGTGCAGAAAGTGCAAATTATCCATTTTGTACGATTGAACCAAATGTAGGAATTGTAGCAGTTCCGGACGAAAGACTGGACACGCTTACCAAAATGTATAACCCTGATAAAACAACTCCTACTGTAATTGAATTTGTTGATATCGCAGGCCTTGTTAAAGGTGCAAGTAAAGGCGAAGGGTTAGGAAATAAATTTCTCTCTCATATAAGAGAAGTTGATGCAATAGTTCACGTTGTAAGATGTTTTGAAGATAGTAATATCGTTCATGTTGATGGCTCTATAGGTCCAAAAAGAGATATTGAAACCATCAACCTTGAATTGATTTTCTCTGACCTTGAAATGATAGATAGGAGAATCGACAGAACTAAGAAATTGCTTAAATCTGGAGACAAGAAGTTCCAGATTGAAATGGAGCTCTATGAATCCATTAAGGCTCACCTTGAAAGCGGAAAACCCGTTAGATCCATGTCCTTTGACCAAGAACAGCAGCAGCTTGTTGAACAGTTATTTTTAATAACATTAAAGCCTGTTTTATATGCTGCAAACGTATCGGAAGAAGATCTTTCTTCGCTGGATAGCAACAGGTTTCTTGCAGAGCTTAAAGAAGTTGCAGCTGAAGAAAATTCAGAAGTTATGGTAATTTGTGCAAAGATTGAAGAAGAAATTGCCCAGCTGGAAGATGAAGAAAAGGAGGATTTCCTTGAGGCCATGGGACTTGAAGAATCAGGTTTGGACAAGCTTATAAAAGCCAGCTATAAGATTTTGGGACTAATAAGCTATCTTACTGCGGGCCAACAGGAAGTAAGAGCGTGGACTATTACAAACGGTACAAAAGCACCACAGGCTGCCGGTAAAATTCACTCCGACTTTGAAAGAGGGTTTATCAGAGCGGAAATTGTTGCATATGATGACTTGATTAATTGCGGCTCATATACAGTTGCAAAGGAAAAAGGCCTTGTTCGTTCCGAGGGTAAGGAATATGTAATGCATGACGGAGACGTTACATTATTCAGATTTAATGTGTCCTGA
- a CDS encoding NINE protein yields MYCRNCGNVMNDQAVICVTCGVPIGKGNNFCPLCGETTDSMSHICMKCGFSLNNNYGQQKSKLAAGLFGIFLGMFGVHRFYLGFIGIGLAQLLLTVLSCFVFSPIIWIWGLIEGILILAGSINRDAKGVALKD; encoded by the coding sequence ATGTATTGTAGAAATTGCGGAAACGTTATGAATGATCAGGCCGTTATATGCGTTACCTGTGGAGTTCCTATAGGAAAAGGAAACAATTTTTGTCCCTTATGCGGTGAAACAACCGATTCAATGTCTCATATATGCATGAAATGCGGTTTTAGTTTAAATAATAATTACGGACAGCAGAAATCAAAATTGGCCGCTGGATTGTTTGGCATTTTCCTTGGCATGTTCGGGGTTCACAGATTTTATCTCGGATTTATAGGAATCGGTCTGGCACAGTTGTTGCTGACTGTTTTATCATGCTTTGTATTCTCACCGATTATTTGGATTTGGGGATTGATAGAAGGAATTCTGATTCTTGCTGGTTCTATTAATAGAGATGCTAAGGGTGTAGCACTAAAGGATTAA
- a CDS encoding MerR family transcriptional regulator, translating into MDVLKEKYSITELSTTLNVTDHALRFYEKEFGLNIPKDNRGRRYYTTELANVMYQIKAMRDQGLELKAIRKILQEENIIKPKDISIPIPTEQLPAVVSKRIEELSSAELSMILETLNGIKEQLFNNVAAEFISTREHISKEIHSSKLELGACVENSSRKMEIKMDKHFQEVDRYITSWRERKNTSLAGKLKKLIGK; encoded by the coding sequence ATGGATGTGCTCAAAGAAAAATATTCTATAACAGAGCTAAGTACAACTTTAAACGTAACAGATCATGCTTTACGTTTTTATGAAAAGGAATTTGGATTAAATATCCCTAAGGACAACAGAGGAAGACGGTACTACACTACTGAGCTTGCAAATGTAATGTATCAAATAAAAGCAATGCGTGACCAAGGCCTCGAGCTAAAGGCAATAAGAAAAATTCTTCAGGAAGAAAACATTATTAAGCCAAAGGACATTAGTATACCTATTCCTACAGAACAGCTTCCCGCTGTAGTTTCAAAGAGAATAGAGGAACTAAGCAGTGCTGAATTGTCTATGATACTCGAAACTTTAAACGGTATAAAAGAGCAGCTTTTTAACAATGTTGCTGCAGAGTTTATAAGTACTCGTGAGCATATCTCAAAGGAAATCCATAGCTCCAAGCTTGAACTTGGAGCTTGCGTTGAAAATAGTTCCCGCAAAATGGAAATCAAAATGGACAAGCATTTCCAGGAGGTAGACAGGTATATTACCAGTTGGAGAGAACGAAAAAACACATCTCTGGCTGGTAAACTGAAAAAACTGATTGGAAAATAA
- a CDS encoding RluA family pseudouridine synthase: MILERIISENEARKTLKHVLKNGLKLSERLIRKLKLQQKIYVNEHPERVNYIVKADDRLKVILDLEEECEHIEPQDIPLDVIYEDECMLVLNKQSGIVVHPTSYHPDNTIANGIVYYLKQKGVTKKVRPVSRLDRETSGIIIFAKNQFTQEMLIQQMHNNLFKKEYLGIVQGIPQNNEGTINLPIARKPGSIMLRHISEEGAPSITHYKILKTFPSHNSALLSFKLETGRTHQIRVHCKAMGFPIYGDTLYSDNTNLFISRQALHSYRTEIIHPVTLKGVIFKAELPSDISGLLEILSK, from the coding sequence ATGATATTAGAGCGGATAATCAGTGAGAATGAAGCCAGAAAGACTCTTAAGCATGTGTTGAAGAACGGGCTTAAGCTTTCTGAAAGACTTATAAGAAAACTAAAATTACAACAGAAGATTTATGTAAACGAACATCCCGAGAGAGTAAACTATATTGTAAAGGCTGATGACAGATTGAAGGTAATACTTGACTTGGAGGAGGAATGTGAGCATATAGAACCTCAGGATATACCTCTTGACGTTATATACGAAGATGAATGTATGCTGGTTCTCAACAAGCAGTCGGGTATAGTGGTACATCCTACAAGTTACCATCCCGATAATACCATAGCCAATGGTATTGTTTATTATCTGAAACAGAAGGGTGTTACCAAAAAGGTGCGGCCTGTCAGCCGTCTTGACAGAGAAACTTCAGGTATTATTATTTTTGCAAAGAACCAGTTCACTCAGGAAATGCTCATCCAGCAAATGCATAACAATCTGTTTAAAAAAGAGTATTTAGGTATTGTACAGGGTATACCCCAAAATAACGAAGGCACTATTAATCTACCTATAGCTAGAAAGCCGGGCAGCATTATGCTTAGGCATATTTCAGAGGAAGGAGCACCCTCAATAACACATTACAAGATTCTTAAAACTTTCCCTTCACATAATTCAGCCTTGTTGAGCTTTAAGCTTGAAACTGGCCGTACACACCAGATAAGAGTTCATTGTAAGGCAATGGGCTTTCCTATCTATGGTGACACTCTGTATTCAGATAATACAAATTTATTCATTTCCCGGCAGGCCCTCCATTCTTACAGAACAGAGATAATTCACCCTGTAACCCTAAAAGGAGTTATATTCAAGGCTGAGCTTCCTTCCGACATATCAGGACTTTTGGAAATACTAAGTAAATGA
- a CDS encoding aminotransferase class I/II-fold pyridoxal phosphate-dependent enzyme — MDLQTREFLKHQFEIDDRIIELAEQAEKDAQKVFKRIDEIKQLNQLKVIKAMQENKLSDSHFNGTTGYGYDDRGREVLDSVYADIFQTEDALVRHQIVSGTQALALCLFGNLRPGDELVAVTGKPYDTLEEVIGIRGENCGSLKEFGVTYKQVDLKNGKPDLEKIKETVSGKTKMAMIQRSRGYSWRDALSIQDIKNVIEAVKEVDGNIIIMVDNCYGEFVETLEPTQVGADIIAGSLIKNPGGGLALTGGYIAGKKNLVEQAAYRLTSPGLGKEVGASLGNNRLMFQGLFMAPHVVMESLKGAVFCAALMERAGFETLPSVEAHRSDIIQSVKFNNKESLIAFCQGIQKGSPVDSYVTPQPWEMPGYDSPVIMAAGAFVQGSSIELSADAPVKEPYVAYMQGGLVYEHVKLGNIIALQKLFQQGIVK, encoded by the coding sequence ATGGACTTACAAACAAGAGAATTTTTGAAACACCAGTTTGAAATAGATGACAGGATCATAGAATTGGCTGAGCAGGCCGAAAAAGATGCACAAAAGGTATTTAAACGTATTGATGAAATAAAGCAGCTTAACCAGCTGAAAGTAATAAAGGCGATGCAGGAAAACAAATTAAGCGATTCCCATTTCAATGGAACAACCGGCTATGGTTATGACGATAGAGGTAGAGAGGTTTTGGACAGTGTCTATGCAGATATATTCCAAACCGAGGATGCTCTTGTACGCCATCAAATTGTTTCGGGTACTCAGGCATTGGCACTTTGCTTGTTTGGAAATTTAAGACCGGGAGATGAGCTGGTAGCTGTTACTGGAAAACCCTATGACACTCTGGAAGAAGTTATCGGAATCAGAGGGGAAAACTGCGGATCCCTCAAGGAATTCGGGGTAACTTACAAGCAGGTTGACTTAAAGAATGGAAAACCGGATCTGGAAAAAATAAAAGAAACGGTGTCAGGAAAAACCAAAATGGCAATGATTCAGCGTTCTAGAGGTTATTCCTGGAGAGATGCACTGTCCATTCAAGATATAAAAAATGTAATAGAAGCGGTTAAAGAAGTAGACGGTAACATTATTATTATGGTTGATAACTGTTACGGGGAGTTTGTTGAGACTTTGGAGCCAACACAGGTGGGAGCCGATATAATAGCAGGTTCCCTGATTAAAAACCCTGGAGGAGGGCTGGCGTTGACAGGAGGTTATATAGCAGGAAAGAAGAACCTCGTGGAGCAGGCTGCTTACAGGCTTACATCTCCGGGACTTGGCAAGGAGGTTGGTGCTTCCCTGGGAAACAACAGGCTTATGTTCCAGGGCTTGTTCATGGCACCCCATGTAGTGATGGAGAGCCTCAAAGGTGCTGTGTTTTGTGCTGCACTTATGGAACGGGCCGGTTTTGAGACATTGCCTTCTGTTGAAGCACACAGAAGTGATATAATACAATCAGTAAAGTTTAACAACAAGGAAAGCCTTATAGCATTTTGTCAGGGGATACAGAAAGGATCACCTGTAGATTCTTATGTTACACCACAGCCTTGGGAGATGCCGGGATATGATTCACCTGTAATTATGGCAGCCGGAGCATTTGTTCAGGGGTCATCCATTGAACTCAGTGCAGATGCACCTGTCAAAGAACCATATGTGGCGTACATGCAGGGTGGTCTTGTGTATGAACATGTTAAACTGGGCAATATTATTGCTTTGCAGAAATTGTTCCAGCAAGGAATAGTAAAATAG